In the Paenibacillus pabuli genome, one interval contains:
- a CDS encoding ATP-dependent DNA helicase — protein MNWLNELYKSQKHEPKKDLERSLVEGVFRVYDRFPRMGLRERIGQQDMSLDITDAYVNGRNAMIEAGVGIGKSFGYLIPSLLINQVSHQPIIIATSSIQLSEQIHKDLRVIGSRLGFTTVRSVVGKGMGQYACRNRASELFKPEEPTSPLSTLAQRVINYEIDERADIQGGISDAEWSNVSVKDCKFERCHYKNACLFYDMRAKINAKPNEIDFIIVNQDLLIRDLMKKKEGTRGIITERPALVIIDEAHNLEAKVRDARTLEFTFRGICRTLDDAVQLLMKQSMDKSLHSQSKFIKRCAELIFKQIDADLLRDAKQDNDRIKISEIQGISFRQVSQYLKDLSLRLSVLTSRNEREIDDVYEAMNGLISLINVLANEKENNLIWASRTLRAATISICPKDISQFLKHTLFNGKTSVVLTSATMCQGGESLEEQYSYLTQSLGYRGDYMDRKPSPFDYTSHAMMYISNHVPQYHHEQRDLYLEAACQEMIQLCNLTQGRTLVLFSAKEDMKVIHKKLISGVSKHPWAVHVQKEGSSQDGVIAEFRASKGVLLSTGVFWEGVNIEGPDLSQVIVFRLPFPVPSDPIYEYKASISENSFMEVFVPDMLLRLRQGTGRLIRSETDLGVLSILDSRLSAAANKNYREQVLETLPFKKVTEDFSVLKKFVQEKGIQRQV, from the coding sequence ATGAATTGGTTAAATGAACTCTATAAATCACAAAAGCATGAGCCGAAAAAAGACCTCGAACGCTCGCTCGTTGAGGGCGTCTTTCGGGTGTATGACCGGTTTCCCCGAATGGGCCTTCGCGAGCGGATTGGACAGCAGGATATGTCTCTGGATATAACGGATGCCTATGTTAACGGACGTAATGCCATGATTGAAGCCGGGGTGGGAATCGGCAAGTCTTTTGGATACCTCATCCCCAGTCTGCTTATTAATCAGGTATCGCATCAGCCCATTATTATTGCAACATCCTCCATTCAGCTTTCGGAACAGATACATAAGGATCTTAGAGTCATCGGCAGCCGGCTCGGCTTCACAACAGTTCGCTCCGTGGTGGGGAAAGGCATGGGGCAGTATGCCTGTCGAAACAGGGCTTCTGAGTTATTCAAGCCAGAAGAACCAACCTCCCCCTTATCCACCCTTGCCCAGCGAGTTATCAATTATGAAATTGATGAAAGAGCGGATATTCAAGGTGGAATTAGCGATGCCGAATGGTCCAACGTGTCCGTGAAGGATTGCAAATTCGAACGTTGTCACTATAAGAATGCATGCTTGTTTTACGATATGCGAGCCAAAATTAATGCAAAACCGAACGAGATTGATTTTATTATTGTGAATCAGGATCTGCTCATCCGGGATCTGATGAAGAAAAAGGAAGGAACACGGGGCATCATTACAGAACGTCCGGCTCTGGTCATCATTGATGAAGCCCATAATCTGGAGGCGAAAGTTAGAGATGCACGAACGCTCGAGTTCACGTTCCGGGGCATCTGCCGTACGCTGGACGACGCTGTTCAATTGCTCATGAAGCAGTCCATGGATAAGAGTCTCCATTCCCAATCCAAATTCATCAAAAGATGTGCTGAACTTATTTTTAAACAGATCGACGCAGACCTACTACGAGATGCCAAGCAGGATAACGACCGTATTAAGATCTCCGAGATTCAAGGCATTTCATTTCGCCAAGTCTCCCAATATTTGAAGGACCTAAGTCTTCGCTTATCGGTTCTGACCTCTCGTAACGAGCGGGAGATTGACGATGTTTATGAAGCAATGAACGGACTGATATCCCTCATCAATGTCTTGGCTAACGAAAAAGAAAATAATCTTATTTGGGCAAGCAGGACTCTTCGGGCCGCCACAATCAGCATCTGTCCCAAAGATATAAGCCAGTTTTTGAAACACACGTTATTTAACGGCAAAACTTCTGTGGTCCTCACGTCCGCAACGATGTGCCAAGGCGGAGAAAGTTTGGAAGAACAATATTCTTATTTAACGCAATCACTTGGTTACAGGGGCGATTATATGGATCGCAAACCCTCTCCTTTTGATTACACCAGCCATGCCATGATGTACATCTCGAACCATGTTCCACAGTATCATCATGAACAGCGAGACCTCTATCTGGAAGCCGCCTGCCAAGAAATGATCCAACTCTGTAATCTAACCCAAGGACGAACATTGGTCCTTTTTTCAGCCAAGGAAGACATGAAGGTTATTCATAAGAAGTTAATTTCGGGTGTGAGCAAGCATCCATGGGCAGTACATGTTCAAAAGGAGGGATCTTCCCAAGATGGTGTGATTGCTGAATTTCGGGCAAGTAAAGGCGTGCTTTTGAGTACCGGTGTTTTCTGGGAAGGCGTGAATATCGAGGGTCCTGACCTGTCGCAAGTCATTGTTTTCCGTCTGCCCTTCCCTGTTCCATCCGATCCCATTTATGAGTATAAGGCATCTATATCGGAGAATTCCTTTATGGAGGTGTTTGTACCGGACATGCTTCTTCGATTACGGCAAGGAACCGGACGATTAATTCGCAGCGAAACGGACCTTGGCGTGCTCAGCATCCTTGACTCTCGTCTCAGTGCCGCAGCGAACAAGAATTACCGGGAACAAGTTCTCGAAACGCTGCCTTTTAAAAAGGTGACAGAGGATTTTTCGGTGCTGAAGAAATTTGTCCAGGAAAAAGGCATCCAACGCCAAGTTTGA
- a CDS encoding glycoside hydrolase family 3 N-terminal domain-containing protein codes for MQRKMIGIFGAVLGSMLIWAGNASAEERFNDLQYSKWAEDGIEYMAKRGTVAGYGNGKFKPAGLVTRGQAVTFLVRELYPEQLEKPAEGTTYSDVPKTHPFDKEIAIAAKNGLASGFPDGSFRPDAPLSRAETAAFLTRAYSLSEGKQTANWSDAEKHWAAAPILVMSSNGLVGGYSDGTYRPNQTVTRAEYAVFMSRVIQFERQAAIRAQDWDKLISYMTVSEQVGQMLMPDIRQWNGKVTTTVNEGLKTNIHDQYLGGLILFDKNIVDTRQVTTFTHNLQTEAGDIPMFLGIDQEGGVIKRIPGGTNLPGQMALGATGDTALAEAAGQLTGEELKALGLNINFAPVLDINSNPDNPIIGMRSFSSDADLVTRLGLATITGLHQSGIIAAVKHFPGHGDTTVDSHLGLPVLTHNRERLDSVELKPFQAAIENGVEMIMTAHIAFPAIDNEQVTSLKDGQRVPVPATLSKKVLNGLLREELGYEGLIISDAFTMDGIAEHFGEDQAVERAVNAGVDIILMPQDSAAAHQTLVNAVKNGSIPIGTIHASVERILELKAKYGLFERRESLTSKLAELNQVIGSEGHRKVEREIAERAVTLLASRDGMHPDSFQQGDRVVIVAAEEEQAKQLERQLKQASTSLSLKTEIAVIGQAQTKEAIASADYVILASYQFRNVASQFGWIAYQALINEMNSRNQRYTLLSLGNPYETIYLKNIRSGLAVYGKQEPNTEAGINVLLGQQEAKGTLPVRIKARE; via the coding sequence ATGCAACGAAAGATGATAGGCATATTCGGTGCCGTTCTCGGCTCTATGCTCATATGGGCAGGAAATGCAAGTGCGGAAGAGCGTTTTAACGATCTGCAGTATTCCAAGTGGGCAGAAGACGGTATTGAGTACATGGCCAAACGGGGAACCGTCGCAGGATATGGAAATGGGAAATTTAAGCCCGCTGGACTTGTAACAAGAGGACAGGCTGTCACCTTTTTGGTGCGGGAGCTATATCCGGAACAGCTTGAGAAACCGGCAGAAGGTACGACTTACTCGGATGTTCCCAAGACACACCCTTTTGATAAAGAAATTGCGATAGCTGCAAAAAATGGACTCGCCAGCGGATTCCCGGATGGCTCCTTCCGTCCGGATGCACCGCTTAGCCGAGCTGAAACGGCGGCATTCCTTACGCGCGCATATTCCCTCTCGGAAGGCAAGCAAACCGCTAATTGGTCCGATGCGGAGAAACATTGGGCAGCTGCGCCCATTCTTGTCATGAGTTCCAATGGGTTGGTCGGCGGTTATTCAGATGGCACCTATCGTCCGAATCAAACGGTCACGCGTGCGGAATATGCCGTATTTATGTCGCGAGTGATTCAGTTCGAACGCCAGGCGGCCATTCGGGCACAGGATTGGGACAAGTTGATTTCTTATATGACTGTTAGTGAACAAGTCGGTCAAATGCTCATGCCTGACATCCGGCAATGGAACGGTAAAGTGACGACGACAGTCAACGAAGGGTTGAAAACTAACATCCATGATCAGTATCTGGGCGGTTTGATCCTTTTCGATAAAAATATTGTAGATACTCGGCAGGTCACAACATTCACACACAATTTGCAAACGGAAGCAGGGGACATTCCTATGTTTCTGGGCATTGACCAAGAAGGCGGCGTTATTAAACGAATCCCTGGCGGCACCAATTTGCCGGGGCAAATGGCTCTAGGCGCAACGGGAGACACAGCTCTGGCCGAAGCGGCCGGGCAGCTGACGGGGGAAGAGTTGAAAGCGCTGGGGCTGAACATCAATTTTGCGCCAGTACTCGATATTAACAGCAATCCCGATAATCCAATTATCGGTATGCGGTCGTTCAGTTCAGATGCAGACTTAGTAACAAGACTTGGTCTTGCAACGATAACAGGGCTGCATCAATCAGGCATCATTGCGGCAGTTAAACATTTTCCAGGACACGGGGACACAACGGTGGATTCCCATCTCGGATTGCCGGTGCTGACGCATAACCGCGAGCGGCTCGATTCAGTGGAACTGAAACCTTTTCAGGCTGCGATCGAGAATGGGGTGGAGATGATCATGACTGCACATATTGCCTTTCCTGCCATAGACAACGAACAGGTCACTTCGCTCAAAGACGGACAACGCGTGCCTGTTCCTGCCACGTTATCCAAAAAGGTATTGAATGGTCTGCTTCGGGAAGAGCTGGGATATGAGGGACTCATCATTTCAGATGCGTTCACCATGGATGGGATAGCGGAGCATTTTGGTGAAGACCAAGCGGTAGAACGGGCGGTCAACGCAGGCGTCGATATCATCCTAATGCCGCAGGATTCTGCAGCTGCTCATCAAACACTCGTGAACGCGGTGAAGAACGGATCGATTCCGATCGGAACCATTCATGCCTCCGTTGAGCGCATTTTGGAACTGAAAGCGAAATATGGCTTGTTTGAACGCAGGGAAAGCCTTACGTCTAAGTTAGCCGAGCTTAACCAAGTTATCGGTTCAGAGGGACATCGCAAGGTGGAACGGGAAATCGCAGAGCGAGCGGTCACTCTGTTGGCCAGCCGTGACGGTATGCATCCAGATTCATTTCAACAAGGAGATCGGGTCGTTATTGTTGCAGCGGAGGAAGAGCAGGCGAAGCAGCTTGAGAGACAGTTGAAGCAGGCATCAACCAGCCTATCATTAAAGACGGAAATTGCCGTAATTGGACAAGCACAAACGAAAGAGGCGATTGCCAGTGCGGATTATGTCATCCTGGCTTCCTACCAGTTCCGTAACGTGGCCAGTCAGTTTGGATGGATCGCTTATCAAGCCTTAATTAATGAGATGAACAGTCGGAACCAACGCTACACACTGTTGTCGCTCGGTAACCCGTATGAAACGATCTATTTGAAGAACATTCGCTCGGGACTTGCCGTATACGGCAAACAAGAACCCAATACAGAAGCTGGAATCAACGTGCTGCTCGGCCAACAAGAAGCTAAGGGCACGTTGCCAGTGCGAATTAAAGCAAGGGAATGA
- the codB gene encoding cytosine permease: MSKQDQEFSWQAVPKTQRNHFWKTLSVMLGFTFFSASMLAGGTLGVSLTFMEFIGIVLAGNLVLGIYTGALAHIAAKTGLSTHLLAKYAFGEKGSYLPSFLLGFTQVGWFGVGVAMFAIPVAKAMDWNVYLLIFVFGLAMTASAIYGMKSLVILGYIAVPAIAILGSYSMFQGADTLGGLQGLFDYTPAQSLTAAAALTICIGSFISGGTLTPDFARFSRTSRQAVTATVIAFFLGNSLMFLFGAVGAMAYNLADISEVMFLQGLIIPAIIVLGLNIWTTNDNALYASGLGFANITKISKKFFVIVNGIVGTIFAMWMYNNFVGFLNVLGAAVPSIGAIIIADYFFVKRRDYKPFAEMTFKKVNWIAMVAWAIGVAFAQLAPGVTPLNALLGTAVAYIVLMLIISAKESKEKGKINDYTEREIAG; the protein is encoded by the coding sequence ATGAGCAAACAAGATCAAGAGTTTTCATGGCAGGCAGTGCCAAAAACGCAGAGAAACCATTTTTGGAAGACGTTGTCCGTTATGCTGGGATTCACGTTCTTCTCGGCAAGCATGCTGGCAGGAGGGACGCTTGGTGTCAGCTTAACGTTTATGGAGTTCATTGGCATCGTGCTTGCGGGTAATTTGGTGCTGGGAATCTATACGGGCGCACTGGCACATATCGCGGCGAAAACAGGCTTGTCCACACACTTGCTGGCCAAATATGCCTTCGGTGAGAAAGGGTCGTATCTGCCTTCGTTCCTGCTCGGCTTCACACAGGTCGGATGGTTCGGTGTCGGTGTAGCCATGTTCGCGATTCCCGTCGCCAAAGCGATGGATTGGAATGTGTACCTGTTAATCTTCGTGTTTGGTCTCGCCATGACGGCATCTGCAATCTACGGCATGAAGTCACTTGTTATTTTGGGTTATATTGCAGTTCCGGCCATTGCCATTCTCGGGAGTTACTCCATGTTCCAAGGCGCAGACACGTTGGGCGGCCTGCAAGGATTGTTTGATTACACGCCGGCACAGTCGCTCACTGCAGCAGCTGCACTAACCATTTGTATCGGATCATTTATCAGCGGCGGAACGTTAACACCTGACTTTGCCCGGTTTTCCCGTACGTCACGCCAGGCTGTTACCGCAACAGTCATTGCATTCTTCCTGGGTAACTCGCTCATGTTCCTGTTCGGTGCAGTCGGCGCCATGGCGTATAACCTGGCAGATATCTCAGAAGTCATGTTCCTGCAAGGTTTGATCATACCTGCGATTATCGTCCTGGGACTAAATATCTGGACAACGAACGATAATGCCCTTTATGCTTCCGGACTGGGTTTTGCCAATATCACTAAAATTTCGAAAAAATTCTTCGTCATCGTCAACGGCATCGTGGGCACCATCTTTGCGATGTGGATGTACAACAACTTCGTTGGTTTCCTGAATGTACTTGGCGCAGCCGTACCGTCCATTGGGGCTATCATCATTGCAGACTACTTCTTCGTGAAGCGAAGAGATTATAAACCGTTTGCGGAGATGACTTTCAAGAAGGTAAACTGGATAGCGATGGTGGCTTGGGCGATCGGCGTGGCATTTGCCCAGTTGGCACCAGGAGTCACGCCATTGAATGCACTTCTTGGTACAGCCGTGGCCTACATTGTACTCATGCTGATCATTTCTGCGAAAGAATCCAAAGAAAAGGGGAAAATAAATGATTATACAGAACGCGAAATTGCGGGGTAA
- a CDS encoding cytosine deaminase: MIIQNAKLRGKEGLWNIVVKDGKFEQITQEPAASANEEVIDVGGSLVLPPFIEPHIHLDTTLTAGEPEWNLSGTLFEGIQRWSERKAFLTHEDVKTRSKTALKWQMAQGIQHVRTHVDVTDPSLTAVKAMLEVKEEMAPYIDIQLVAFPQEGIHSYPNGVELLEESLKMGVDVVGGIPHFEFTREYGVDSMKVAFDLAEKYDRLIDIHCDEIDDEQSRFVEVVAKEAYERGLGSRTTASHTTAMGSYNDAYTYKLFRLLKMADLNFVSNPLVNIHLQGRFDTYPKRRGLTRVKELQEAGLNVCFGHDDIFDPWYPLGTGNMLQVLHMGIHASQLLGYDQIVNSIDLITKNSARTLHIEDVYGIEEGKPANFIVLEAENEYEAIRKQAGVLYSFRGGRKIAETKPRDTSIILEGGSEKVTFNK; the protein is encoded by the coding sequence ATGATTATACAGAACGCGAAATTGCGGGGTAAAGAAGGTCTATGGAATATCGTCGTAAAAGACGGGAAATTCGAACAAATCACACAGGAGCCAGCTGCTTCGGCCAATGAGGAAGTCATCGACGTGGGTGGTTCGCTTGTATTGCCACCGTTCATTGAGCCTCATATTCATCTGGATACAACGTTAACGGCGGGTGAGCCGGAATGGAATTTGAGCGGTACACTGTTCGAAGGCATTCAGCGGTGGTCGGAACGCAAGGCATTCCTGACGCATGAAGACGTTAAAACCCGTTCCAAAACGGCGCTGAAATGGCAAATGGCACAAGGCATCCAGCATGTGCGCACACATGTGGATGTTACTGATCCAAGCTTGACGGCAGTTAAAGCGATGCTTGAAGTAAAAGAAGAAATGGCGCCTTACATTGATATCCAGCTTGTTGCTTTCCCGCAGGAAGGCATTCATTCCTATCCGAACGGCGTGGAGCTGCTTGAAGAATCGCTGAAAATGGGCGTTGACGTCGTCGGAGGTATTCCGCACTTCGAATTCACGAGAGAATACGGCGTCGATTCAATGAAGGTTGCATTTGACCTTGCCGAGAAATACGACCGTTTGATCGACATCCATTGTGATGAAATCGATGATGAGCAATCCCGTTTCGTGGAAGTCGTTGCCAAGGAAGCCTACGAACGTGGTCTGGGTTCCCGTACGACAGCGAGTCATACAACCGCAATGGGGTCATATAATGACGCATATACGTACAAACTGTTCAGATTGCTGAAAATGGCTGACCTGAATTTCGTCTCCAATCCGCTGGTGAACATCCACCTGCAGGGACGTTTCGACACTTATCCAAAAAGAAGAGGACTGACTCGTGTCAAAGAATTGCAAGAAGCAGGTCTGAACGTGTGCTTCGGTCACGATGACATCTTCGACCCATGGTATCCGCTCGGTACGGGCAACATGCTTCAGGTGCTGCATATGGGTATCCATGCTTCGCAGCTGCTTGGTTACGATCAGATCGTGAATTCTATCGACCTGATTACCAAAAACAGCGCAAGAACGCTCCATATCGAGGATGTGTACGGCATTGAAGAAGGCAAGCCGGCCAACTTCATCGTTCTGGAAGCCGAGAATGAATATGAAGCCATCCGCAAACAAGCCGGCGTGCTCTACTCATTCAGAGGCGGCCGCAAAATCGCGGAAACGAAGCCACGGGACACATCAATCATTCTTGAAGGCGGTTCGGAGAAGGTAACATTTAATAAATAA
- a CDS encoding PLP-dependent aminotransferase family protein, producing the protein MQFHAAYNSYLNRQYTKMKALYHAVRDAIQEGNLVYGEKLPSSRELAASYHISRGTVNQVYDTLTAQGYLQSEHGRGTFVAYQADFSNEEYLVKSCSHHLSAWGNRIQQLEQQTAQQTAHARDHRNESNEVIDFGKYQPDLSKFPYEEWNNRLYAEIRHREDHSSHTSASVSSTGDPKLREAIAAYLRRMRGIHVDADHIAVTAGSMQAIALLTQLLADPGDHVVTESPCYIGISQAILAAGAKLIEANLDGQGLVPQNWDARMLFVTPSRQFPTGEMLSLERRQTLLDWAHRHDAMIVEDDYDSEFRYRGMHVEPLKTLDKEGRVIYLGSFTKTLPFEVRLGYVVLPPTLADTFRKAQALYEPRPVNLIEQRALAAFMTSGQYERHLRRMNRLYSRKFHMLLKLLNQQLSTWFDWVENEAGLHVFGWWRGDGSAYEAFRASARSEGVIYSEVSSSTSDGMKVGIYLSFAHLSDAQIQEGVARLQKAVMK; encoded by the coding sequence ATGCAATTTCATGCAGCCTACAATTCATATTTGAACCGACAATATACCAAGATGAAGGCTCTCTATCATGCGGTGCGTGACGCTATTCAGGAAGGCAATCTCGTTTACGGTGAAAAGCTCCCCTCTTCAAGGGAGTTAGCTGCGTCGTATCACATTTCCCGAGGAACAGTGAACCAGGTTTATGATACATTAACTGCTCAAGGTTACCTTCAGTCAGAGCATGGAAGAGGTACTTTTGTCGCTTATCAAGCGGATTTTAGCAATGAGGAGTACCTGGTGAAATCCTGTTCTCATCACTTGTCCGCTTGGGGGAACCGTATTCAGCAGCTTGAGCAGCAGACTGCTCAACAAACAGCACATGCGCGTGATCACAGAAATGAGAGCAACGAAGTTATCGATTTCGGCAAATATCAACCGGATCTATCCAAATTCCCTTACGAGGAATGGAATAATCGATTGTATGCGGAGATACGGCATCGTGAGGATCACTCTAGCCATACTTCTGCCTCTGTAAGCTCAACAGGAGACCCGAAATTGAGAGAAGCCATTGCGGCCTACCTTCGGAGAATGCGGGGGATTCATGTAGATGCGGATCATATTGCCGTCACTGCCGGGTCTATGCAGGCTATAGCGCTGCTAACTCAATTGCTTGCAGATCCCGGCGACCATGTCGTGACGGAAAGTCCTTGTTATATCGGGATTTCTCAAGCCATTCTGGCTGCGGGTGCCAAATTGATTGAGGCCAACCTCGATGGCCAGGGACTGGTTCCCCAAAACTGGGATGCACGTATGCTGTTTGTCACGCCCTCAAGACAATTTCCAACGGGCGAAATGCTTAGTCTTGAACGCAGACAAACTCTGCTGGATTGGGCACATCGTCATGATGCCATGATTGTCGAGGATGATTATGATAGTGAGTTCCGGTATCGCGGCATGCATGTTGAACCTCTCAAAACACTGGATAAAGAGGGGCGTGTCATTTACCTTGGAAGCTTCACCAAAACCTTGCCATTTGAAGTCCGGCTGGGCTACGTGGTTCTCCCTCCGACCTTGGCAGACACTTTTAGAAAGGCCCAGGCATTATACGAACCAAGACCCGTCAATCTAATTGAGCAACGGGCGCTCGCTGCATTTATGACAAGTGGTCAGTATGAGCGTCACCTGCGCCGGATGAATCGTCTGTACAGCCGCAAGTTCCATATGCTGCTCAAGCTGTTGAATCAGCAGCTATCCACATGGTTTGATTGGGTCGAAAATGAAGCGGGTCTGCACGTGTTCGGTTGGTGGCGAGGTGATGGGTCCGCTTATGAAGCCTTTCGGGCATCGGCTAGATCTGAAGGAGTCATATACTCGGAAGTCAGCAGCTCAACGTCGGATGGCATGAAGGTTGGTATTTATTTGTCGTTTGCCCATTTGTCAGATGCACAAATACAGGAAGGTGTAGCGAGATTACAAAAAGCCGTAATGAAATGA
- the pdxS gene encoding pyridoxal 5'-phosphate synthase lyase subunit PdxS has product MMQTGTDRVKRGMAEMQKGGVIMDVMNAEQAKIAEAAGATAVMALERVPSDIRAAGGVARMADPTIVEEVMKVVSIPVMAKARIGHYIEAKVLESLGVDYLDESEVLTPADEVFHIDKHEFTVPFVCGAKDLGEALRRIGEGASMIRTKGEPGTGNIVEAVRHMRLINSQIRKAQNMSKDELYAEAKNLGVSYELLLDVHENGKLPVVNFAAGGVATPADAALMMHLGADGVFVGSGIFKSDSPEKFARAIVEATTHYTDYKLIAEVSKNLGTPMKGIEISKLSADERMSDRGW; this is encoded by the coding sequence ATCATGCAAACAGGTACAGATCGTGTTAAAAGAGGAATGGCTGAGATGCAAAAAGGTGGCGTCATTATGGACGTCATGAACGCTGAACAGGCTAAAATTGCGGAAGCGGCTGGGGCAACAGCTGTTATGGCTCTGGAGCGGGTGCCTTCTGATATTCGCGCAGCCGGCGGTGTAGCCCGCATGGCAGATCCGACAATCGTTGAAGAGGTTATGAAAGTGGTGTCCATTCCGGTTATGGCCAAAGCGCGTATCGGTCATTACATAGAAGCCAAAGTGCTTGAATCTCTAGGTGTGGACTATCTCGATGAGAGTGAAGTACTGACGCCTGCAGACGAAGTATTCCATATCGATAAACATGAGTTCACTGTACCATTTGTATGTGGAGCCAAAGATTTGGGAGAGGCTCTTCGCCGTATTGGTGAAGGCGCATCGATGATTCGTACCAAAGGTGAGCCTGGAACGGGCAATATTGTTGAAGCTGTTCGCCATATGCGTCTGATTAACAGCCAAATCCGCAAAGCGCAAAACATGTCCAAGGACGAGCTGTATGCTGAAGCGAAAAACCTGGGTGTGTCTTATGAGCTTCTGCTCGACGTACATGAGAACGGCAAGCTTCCAGTCGTTAACTTTGCAGCTGGTGGTGTAGCTACTCCTGCAGATGCTGCACTAATGATGCATTTGGGCGCAGACGGTGTATTTGTTGGATCCGGTATTTTCAAATCAGATAGTCCTGAGAAATTCGCTCGTGCTATCGTTGAAGCGACAACGCATTACACGGATTACAAACTGATTGCCGAAGTGTCCA